One window of Vespa velutina chromosome 2, iVesVel2.1, whole genome shotgun sequence genomic DNA carries:
- the LOC124946962 gene encoding frizzled-9-like isoform X2, with amino-acid sequence MPLVHYNCSKHLRLFLCAVFAPVCSEHVAMQIPACKSLCLSVRRECEPALTSLTLPWPHMLDCDRFLDRGNTLCVQPPEETLLSEAAVPSVQQQWPTQEQIQPVQTSTGLQNHHQCPPHFVQTPDVQMISCAPRCGTDAYYRAEDKKFAERWMIGWAWLCFLSTLFTLLTFWVEPSRFRYPERPIVFLALCYNLLSVNYIIRGAIGVEILSCVSQLDGPSYVPVHDGLKSIPCTSWWIVKHYLSLASSTWWAILCGCWLLSARNEWSSEALHNIASYLHAVAWGLPFFATGGSLLSRQIVADELTGLCQIADESALWLEVLPHAILIFLGCILAAVAGGALIRVRRAIRSAGRSATKLERLMTRLGIFALLYALPALGSLTCILHESSTRPRWRTLALLAALDCRSAENCVPGPVYRAAGLEVALLRPFLSLVIGVTSGMWVWSGKTCRAWSKLLAAPSKPNRSIPTAQPLTQNVLRNFKPDVNNLP; translated from the exons ATGCCTCTGGTGCATTACAACTGTTCGAAACACTTGAGGCTCTTTCTTTGTGCCGTCTTTGCCCCTGTATGCTCCGAACATGTGGCCATGCAGATACCCGCTTGCaaatctctctgtctttcggTTAGGAGAGAGTGCGAGCCGGCACTGACCAGCCTCACTCTTCCTTGGCCACATATGCTCGACTGCGATCGATTTTTGGATCGAG GTAACACACTTTGCGTTCAACCACCCGAGGAAACTCTTCTCTCGGAAGCCGCCGTTCCGTCTGTTCAACAACAATGGCCAACGCAAGAACAAATTCAGCCTGTTCAAACGTCCACGGGACTGCAGAATCATCATCAGTGTCCGCCTCATTTCGTACAAACGCCGGATGTACAAATG atcTCTTGTGCTCCACGTTGCGGTACCGACGCTTATTATCGTgccgaagataaaaaatttgccGAACGATGGATGATAGGATGGGCATGGCTCTGCTTTTTATCCACCCTTTTCACTCTTTTAACGTTTTGGGTCGAGCCCTCCAGATTCCGTTATCCAGAGAGACCCATAGTATTTTTGGCCCTCTGTTACAACTTATTGTCGGTAAATTATATCATCAGAGGTGCAATCGGTGTCGAAATTCTTAGCTGTGTCAGCCAACTCGATGGACCGAGTTATGTGCCGGTTCACGACGGATTAAAGAGTATTCCTTGTACGAGCTGGTGGATCGTCAAGCATTATCTGAGTTTAGCCAGTAGCACTTGGTGGGCGATACTGTGCGGTTGTTGGCTTCTCAGCGCTAGAAATGAGTGGAGTAGCGAAGCTCTGCACAATATTGCCTCGTATCTACATGCAGTTGCTTGGGGATTACCGTTCTTTGCTACCGGAG GCAGCTTACTTTCTCGTCAAATAGTTGCCGACGAACTTACTGGTCTCTGTCAAATCGCCGATGAATCCGCTTTGTGGCTCGAAGTTTTACCACACGCGATTCTGATCTTTCTTGGTTGCATTTTAGCAGCAGTGGCAGGTGGTGCGTTGATTCGCGTACGACGTGCTATACGTTCGGCCGGTCGTAGCGCGACGAAGTTGGAAAGACTGATGACTCGTCTTGGAATCTTTGCGTTGCTTTACGCCCTGCCAGCCCTTGGTAGCTTAACCTGTATTTTACACGAATCTTCGACGAGACCTCGGTGGCGAACGCTCGCACTTCTCGCTGCTCTTGATTGTCGATCAGCGGAGAACTGTGTACCGGGCCCCGTTTATAGAGCGGCAGGACTCGAAGTGGCCCTTCTCAGGCCGTTTTTGTCTTTGGTCATTGGCGTGACCTCGGGTATGTGGGTCTGGTCTGGTAAAACTTGTAGAGCTTGGAGTAAATTACTCGCAGCTCCTAGTAAACCCAATAGATCGATCCCAACTGCCCAACCTCTGACACAAAATGTTCTTCGGAATTTTAAACCTGATGTAAATAATCTGCCATGA
- the LOC124946962 gene encoding frizzled-9-like isoform X1, translated as MIHIWRTISLLSAVFVLARAWGINHAGQAGTNTKCERLSVSFCHGLRYNLTAMPNFMGHEDQLQAERGLATLMPLVHYNCSKHLRLFLCAVFAPVCSEHVAMQIPACKSLCLSVRRECEPALTSLTLPWPHMLDCDRFLDRGNTLCVQPPEETLLSEAAVPSVQQQWPTQEQIQPVQTSTGLQNHHQCPPHFVQTPDVQMISCAPRCGTDAYYRAEDKKFAERWMIGWAWLCFLSTLFTLLTFWVEPSRFRYPERPIVFLALCYNLLSVNYIIRGAIGVEILSCVSQLDGPSYVPVHDGLKSIPCTSWWIVKHYLSLASSTWWAILCGCWLLSARNEWSSEALHNIASYLHAVAWGLPFFATGGSLLSRQIVADELTGLCQIADESALWLEVLPHAILIFLGCILAAVAGGALIRVRRAIRSAGRSATKLERLMTRLGIFALLYALPALGSLTCILHESSTRPRWRTLALLAALDCRSAENCVPGPVYRAAGLEVALLRPFLSLVIGVTSGMWVWSGKTCRAWSKLLAAPSKPNRSIPTAQPLTQNVLRNFKPDVNNLP; from the exons ATGATACATATTTGGAGAACgatctcgttattatcggcgGTGTTTGTCCTCGCAAGAGCGTGGGGCATTAATCACGCTGGTCAAGCGGGCACGAATACAAAATGCGAGAGACTCAGCGTTTCGTTTTGCCATGGACTGCGTTACAATCTCACTGCCATGCCGAATTTTATGGGCCACGAGGATCAGTTGCAAGCGGAACGTGGC ctAGCGACACTGATGCCTCTGGTGCATTACAACTGTTCGAAACACTTGAGGCTCTTTCTTTGTGCCGTCTTTGCCCCTGTATGCTCCGAACATGTGGCCATGCAGATACCCGCTTGCaaatctctctgtctttcggTTAGGAGAGAGTGCGAGCCGGCACTGACCAGCCTCACTCTTCCTTGGCCACATATGCTCGACTGCGATCGATTTTTGGATCGAG GTAACACACTTTGCGTTCAACCACCCGAGGAAACTCTTCTCTCGGAAGCCGCCGTTCCGTCTGTTCAACAACAATGGCCAACGCAAGAACAAATTCAGCCTGTTCAAACGTCCACGGGACTGCAGAATCATCATCAGTGTCCGCCTCATTTCGTACAAACGCCGGATGTACAAATG atcTCTTGTGCTCCACGTTGCGGTACCGACGCTTATTATCGTgccgaagataaaaaatttgccGAACGATGGATGATAGGATGGGCATGGCTCTGCTTTTTATCCACCCTTTTCACTCTTTTAACGTTTTGGGTCGAGCCCTCCAGATTCCGTTATCCAGAGAGACCCATAGTATTTTTGGCCCTCTGTTACAACTTATTGTCGGTAAATTATATCATCAGAGGTGCAATCGGTGTCGAAATTCTTAGCTGTGTCAGCCAACTCGATGGACCGAGTTATGTGCCGGTTCACGACGGATTAAAGAGTATTCCTTGTACGAGCTGGTGGATCGTCAAGCATTATCTGAGTTTAGCCAGTAGCACTTGGTGGGCGATACTGTGCGGTTGTTGGCTTCTCAGCGCTAGAAATGAGTGGAGTAGCGAAGCTCTGCACAATATTGCCTCGTATCTACATGCAGTTGCTTGGGGATTACCGTTCTTTGCTACCGGAG GCAGCTTACTTTCTCGTCAAATAGTTGCCGACGAACTTACTGGTCTCTGTCAAATCGCCGATGAATCCGCTTTGTGGCTCGAAGTTTTACCACACGCGATTCTGATCTTTCTTGGTTGCATTTTAGCAGCAGTGGCAGGTGGTGCGTTGATTCGCGTACGACGTGCTATACGTTCGGCCGGTCGTAGCGCGACGAAGTTGGAAAGACTGATGACTCGTCTTGGAATCTTTGCGTTGCTTTACGCCCTGCCAGCCCTTGGTAGCTTAACCTGTATTTTACACGAATCTTCGACGAGACCTCGGTGGCGAACGCTCGCACTTCTCGCTGCTCTTGATTGTCGATCAGCGGAGAACTGTGTACCGGGCCCCGTTTATAGAGCGGCAGGACTCGAAGTGGCCCTTCTCAGGCCGTTTTTGTCTTTGGTCATTGGCGTGACCTCGGGTATGTGGGTCTGGTCTGGTAAAACTTGTAGAGCTTGGAGTAAATTACTCGCAGCTCCTAGTAAACCCAATAGATCGATCCCAACTGCCCAACCTCTGACACAAAATGTTCTTCGGAATTTTAAACCTGATGTAAATAATCTGCCATGA
- the LOC124946954 gene encoding RRP12-like protein — MGKIARLNSKSKAKRWPKGQSSNSNPETTKHRERATWMFFKDFGGTPGITTEDLQKHDAMQSILPQIENIDIDEDQVENSADGTIDSAGTFASTYSNCTNISFNRFLSHFQSKSLIHKEMLAVLSAVTEVIKQNGGAETSTEYFAALMSTLEAVDTDTSVAATLSLLGMGLRTVPKNVLNAQFGPTSQIFLQILTKYIETENFLIIRHCLSCLSLLLRFQEAAVWSNSSTMQILDAILSFSIHIKPKIRKVAQHGICAILKGSDLMRSENCPAYHPAAPQVAKHCVNQLNAACEPGGITNILHTLTLLKDIIHHLPKSYVKTICEGLLSIMGLKNVLITSCCLQTLHGLFVSRPSEVILPSQRNAQIITALYDYQPPANDAQPTLAWLTVMQEAHCNLIQNSMDMCAAIVPRMLEKCIELWLSDKQEVISGTSHTIKILLQDCIGPLCENEEKVKRYKVIMDQIIDMMYKTTKYQYLDRNIPFDNILHLIALLFQITKKIKSPQLLEILKTLAELRESYNFACNAGVEYAIGAAIKALGPRVVLQTLPLQTGKDTINLERSWLLPLLKDCITHGSLSFFTDMLLPLAVICNIKSKEPIGGKTYEFLLTQVWAILPSLCNDADDVKDNFKNIAKLLGTIISGVKDLRLSVMAALRKLITKATEVNNNEDILELARFAKNYLPLLFALYTTKPIGTDEEGHRLATFDTIKIYLTITDKILVNELFDKSLSKLNDAEADDFFKESVYDLIRLLIEYTDIDRLKKFYDMCLPYIEDKTKRKEQKKAYRFIEGLCGSDKEMCKSFVQEHRREIQKMMVASATKLIQTSKGARIRCLTHLVKSHPQLERTKFLQAIIPEAILSLKDINQKCRISAYQLLNVIADKFLEKPEYLKEYIDMVIAGLGGEQKYSSYTLLALASLTYHYNGSLGIETLEEILGHACLLVVSSTREIVESALSYIKVYITVMPSLIIAKTLTKIVSALSDMNDDCKRHFRQKVRDIFTKLIRKYSIRTISGMVPASDTILHKRLKNIHKVEEIKKKSRELKKMKQSEKDTDTDFSAKRRPKSMEDLLADSEEFDDMDEDEPKKNNKKRTSRKEAWIKENEENIVDLIDPTTARNITTTQPGNASNTKEPIKKVKEPKDYGFKTAPDGRIIIKDDNQKDDSDTESTKRKRLLSEDDSNDDDYEDDEQDKNSIISSNRKRKHGACSDTTSLKSFAVSKYRAGGSGIHRPLKMQKIEHTPGSEYRAHKAGGDIKKKGKPDPYAYVPLTRAALNKRKKKKMATKLRGIVAGAKKGAQIGMKSKRSNK; from the exons atgggTAAAATAGCGCGATTAAATAGtaaaagcaaagcaaagcgTTGGCCAAAAGGTCAAAGCTCTAATTCAAATCCGGAAACAACAAAGCACCGAGAAAGAGCTACATGGAtgttttttaaagattttggTG GAACGCCGGGTATAACAACAGAAGATTTGCAAAAACATGATGCTATGCAAAGTATTCTAcctcaaatagaaaatatagatatcgATGAAGATCAAGTAGAAAATAGTGCAGATGGCACAATAGATTCTGCGGGTACATTTGCAAGCACTTATAGTAAttgtacaaatatttctttcaatcg atttttaagTCACTTTCAATCTAAGTCGTTAATCCATAAGGAGATGTTGGCAGTATTATCAGCAGTTACAGAAGTTATTAAACAAAATGGGGGAGCGGAAACCTCGACCGAGTATTTCGCAGCATTg atGAGTACTCTAGAGGCAGTTGATACGGATACGTCCGTTGCTGCCACACTTTCACTTCTAGGTATGGGATTAAGAACTGTACCTAAAAATGTTCTCAATGCACAATTTGGCCCAACAAGTCAAATCTTTCTCCAAATATTAACAAAGTATATAGAAacagaaaattttctaattataagaCAC tGTCTAAGCTGTCTTTCACTGTTGTTACGGTTTCAAGAAGCCGCGGTTTGGTCAAATTCTTCGACAATGCAAATTTTAGATGCCATTTTGTCATTCTCCATTCATATTAAACCTAAAATAAGGAAGGTAGCTCAGCATGGAATATGTGCCATACTTAAag GAAGTGATTTAATGAGAAGTGAAAATTGTCCTGCTTACCATCCGGCTGCACCACAAGTTGCTAAACATTGTGTGAATCAATTGAACGCAGCTTGCGAACCTGGTGGAATAACCAACATCCTTCATACTCTCACGTTACTTAAGGACATTATCCATCATTTACCAAAGTCATACGTAAAG ACTATTTGCGAGGGACTTTTAAGTATTATgggattaaaaaatgttttgataACATCGTGCTGTTTGCAAACTTTGCATGGATTGTTCGTGTCTAGGCCGTCGGAAGTAATATTACCATCGCAAAGAAATGCCCAAATTATAACTGCCCTTTATGATTATCAACCGCCTGCGAATGATGCACAACCAACTCTAGCTTGGTTGACCGTTATGCAAGAGGCTCATTGCAATCTCATTCA AAATTCTATGGATATGTGTGCTGCAATTGTACCTCGAATGttagaaaaatgtattgaaTTGTGGCTCTCCGATAAACAAGAAGTCATATCGGGTACATCTCATactataaaaatacttttacaaGATTGCATTGGGCCGCTAtgtgaaaatgaagaaaaagttaaaag ATACAAAGTAATAATGGATCAAATAATAGATATGATGTATAAAACAACGAAGTACCAGTATCTTGACAGGAATATACcatttgataatattcttcATTTGATCGCATTGCTCTTTCaa ataactaaaaaaataaaaagtccaCAGCTTTTAGAAATTTTGAAGACATTAGCAGAATTACGGGAATCGTACAACTTTGCATGTAATGCAGGTGTTGAATACGCGATTGGAGCTGCTATAAAAGCACTGGGTCCTCGTGTTGTTTTACAGACCTTACCTTTACAA acTGGAAAAGATACTATAAACTTAGAGAGAAGTTGGCTACTTCCATTGTTGAAAGATTGCATAACTCATGgatcactttctttcttcacagATATGTTGCTACCATTAGCAGTAATATGCAA CATAAAATCCAAAGAACCAATAGGAGGAAAAACTTATGAATTCCTTCTTACGCAAGTATGGGCAATATTGCCAAGTTTATGTAATGATGCTGATGACGTGAAAGACAATTTCAAG AATATCGCTAAATTGCTGGGAACAATTATCAGTGGAGTTAAAGATTTAAGATTATCAGTAATGGCAGCTTTAAGAAAACTGATCACAAAGGCAACAGAAGTCAATAACAATGAAGATATATTGGAACTTGCTCGTTTTGCCAAAAATTATCTACCACTTTTGTTTGCTTTATACACAACTAAACCAATTGGAACGGATGAAGAGGGACATCGTTTAGCTACATTTGATACGATCAAG ataTATCTGACAATAACAGACAAAATATTGGTAAATGAGCTATTTGATAAATCATTAAGTAAATTGAACGATGCCGAAGCAGAtgattttttcaaagaaagcGTATATGACTTAATAAGATTGTTAATCGAATATACTGACATCGAtagattaaagaaattttacgatatGTGTCTACCGTACAtagaagataaaacaaaacgaaaggaaCAGAAAAAAGCATACAG atttatagAAGGATTGTGCGGTAGTGATAAAGAAATGTGTAAAAGTTTTGTACAAGAACATAGACGAGAAATCCAAAAAATGATGGTTGCTTCTGCAActaaattaattcaaacgaGTAAAGga GCCCGTATAAGATGTTTGACACATCTTGTAAAAAGTCACCCACAGTTGGAAAGAACGAAATTTTTACAAGCCATCATTCCGGAAGCGATATTATCACTAAAGGATATAAATCAGAAATGTCGAATTTCGGCATATCAATTGTTAAACGTCATTGCtgataaatttttagaaaagcCTGAATATcttaaagaatatatagacATGGTAATTGCAGGGTTAGGCGGCGAACAAAAATACAGTAGTTACACTCTACTAGCTCTTGCTTCCCTCACATATcattataatg gtTCCTTGGGTATAGAAACTTTGGAGGAAATATTAGGACATGCGTGTTTACTTGTAGTTAGCTCTACAAGAGAAATAGTAGAATCAGCATTGTCATATATTAAGGTGTATATAACCGTAATGCCGTCTCTGATAATAGCAAAAACATTAACGAAAATA gtaagTGCTTTGTCCGATATGAACGATGATTGTAAAAGGCATTTTAGGCAAAAAGTTCGAGATATCTTCACCAAATTGATACGGAAATATAGTATAAGAACCATTTCCGGAATGGTGCCAGCATCAGACACAATACTTCATAAAaggttaaaaaatattcataaagtagaagaaattaaaaagaaaagtagggaattgaaaaaaatgaaacagagTGAAAAGGACACAGACACTGATTTCAGTGCAAAAAGAAGACCAAAAAG catgGAAGATCTCTTGGCAGATAGCGAAGAATTTGATGATATGGATGAGGACGAgccaaaaaagaacaacaaaaagcGAACATCAAGAAAAGAAGCTTGGAtcaaagagaacgaagaaaatattgttgaTTTGATTGATCCAACAACTGCCAGAAATATAACta CGACTCAACCTGGGAATGCATCCAACACGAAAGAACCCattaaaaaagtgaaagaaccAAAAGATTACGGATTTAAAACTGCTCCAGATggacgaattattattaaggatGATAATCAAAAAGATGATAGCGATACGGaaagtacaaaaagaaaacgattattATCCGAAGATGATTCGAATGATGACGATTATg aaGATGACGAACAGgacaaaaattcaataatatccAGCAATAGAAAGCGAAAACATGGTGCATGTTCCGATACAACAAGTTTAAAGAGTTTTGCTGTATCGAAATATCGAG CTGGAGGTTCAGGTATTCATAGACcattaaaaatgcaaaaaattgAACATACACCCGGCTCGGAATATCGCGCACATAAAGCAGGAGGTGACATCAAGAAGAAGGGCAAACCTGACCCTTATGCTTACGTTCCACTGACAAGAGCTGCTCTAAATAAGCG aaagaagaaaaaaatggcaaCAAAGCTTCGAGGTATCGTTGCTGGAGCTAAGAAAGGAGCACAAATTGGaatgaaaagcaaaagaagtaataaataa
- the LOC124946970 gene encoding glutaredoxin-3 yields MGDRMTVTVLNTTPEYVEFIKSKDLSVIHFFAPWAEQCKQINDVLEEMITLTEYKKVKFAMIEAENLPEVSLKAGIAAVPTVLLYRDEEIIDRIDGVNPALLIEKVKKHLTSQDSTQTDIVSPKDTLEARLKKLINHAPCMLFMKGNREHPRCGFSRTMIALLDSHRTEYQTFDILQDNAVREGLKKFSNWPTYPQLYINGELIGGLDIVKEMSDSGDLDSMLPKKSVPQDRS; encoded by the exons ATGGGTGACAGGATGACTGTCACCGTTTTAAATACCACACCAGAATACGTTGAATTCATCAA GTCCAAAGATCTATCTGTTATTCACTTTTTTGCACCATGGGCAGAACAGtgcaaacaaataaacgatgTTCTAGAAGAAATGATAACATTGACAGAGTACAAAAAGGTCAAGTTTGCTATGATAGAGGCAGAGAATTTACCTGAAGTTTCTTTGAAAGCTGGCATCGCCGCCGTACCAACAGTTTTATTATACAGAGATGAGGAAATAATAGATAGAATCGACGGAGTTAATCCTgctttattaattgaaaaagttaaaaaacaTTTAACCAGCCAAGATTCGACCCAGACCGATATAGTATCGCCAAAGGACACTCTAGAGGCCAGATTAAAGAAGCTTATAAATCATGCGCCTTGTATGCTCTTCATGAAGGGAAATCGTGAACATCCACGCTGTGGTTTTTCAAGAACTATGATCGCTCTTCTTGATTCTCATAGAACGGAGTATCAAACATTTGATATACTCCAAGATAACGCGGTCAGAGAAGGTTTGAAGAAGTTTAGCAATTGGCCGACTTATCCGCAGTTGTATATTAATGGCGAACTTATTGGTGGATTAgatattgtaaaagaaatgagTGACTCAGGTGACCTAGACAGTATGTTACCTAAAAAAAGTGTCCCTCAAGATAG AAGTTAA